From Paenibacillus graminis, a single genomic window includes:
- a CDS encoding peptidoglycan D,D-transpeptidase FtsI family protein, giving the protein MKWFGFPGGSPDSGHGRSTSSLRINLFFFGTFFIFCVIIVRLASLQFVEAEALTEIEENQETKTVPLSAVRGMIYAAGGENIAYNTSVQSLYITLTKDYTETYRNKATNEYEFTGKAKANTASLAARLESVFKQYGDPSGKKLTAEEITALLDLHFKKTLGYYPRKIKAGLTPKEVAYFLEHKEQYPGLSIVEEAARHYDKDTVAVQTVGYIRPFKSLDSLDLYKNIRRAMKKNNADPGLAYKEDEYVGAYGLEQQYQRELRGKNGYQTLSINPQNMAEEIIESVPPVKGNDIWMTINKNIQMKTEQAIMDQIRWLHTHPVLGKLHPDALTGYAVAMEVDTGNVVAMASMPDYDTNIWTADRVEPELFATIENNYLNGTIKDTTSGVSGNGLKSVIYLGSTVKPLSVLIGLNEGLFSTGDTYNDTGIAYFGKDDKASVKNSSGHVLGPLGPAKAIQESSNAFMVDMVGDPLYKKYKSKAPEVWDQYLKAFGLGVSTQSGLPNESAGLGDYKDTQAAGSTQAAMVYASFGQKGKYTALQLAQYTATLANEGERIKPQLVSRITDAEGKTVKAFHREVLSTISFDPSYWKEIKKGMNTSVKAFDGFPYDFARKTGTSEMDAYGVTRDNGVFIAFAPREHPKLAVAVVIPEGGFGSNSAAPVARKIFDVYDWEYGLTGVPRKNVSPAAESTLE; this is encoded by the coding sequence GTGAAGTGGTTTGGTTTCCCGGGCGGAAGCCCGGATTCAGGTCATGGCCGAAGCACATCCAGTCTGCGCATCAATTTGTTTTTCTTCGGCACTTTTTTTATTTTTTGTGTCATTATTGTCCGTCTTGCGTCACTGCAGTTCGTCGAAGCTGAGGCTTTGACAGAAATTGAAGAGAATCAGGAGACGAAGACGGTCCCGCTCTCCGCGGTCCGGGGGATGATTTATGCTGCCGGCGGGGAGAACATCGCGTACAACACTTCTGTCCAATCCCTGTACATCACGTTAACTAAGGACTATACCGAGACCTATAGAAATAAGGCAACCAATGAGTACGAATTTACCGGCAAGGCCAAAGCGAACACCGCTTCCCTGGCAGCAAGGCTGGAGTCTGTCTTCAAGCAATATGGCGATCCGTCCGGCAAAAAGCTGACAGCAGAGGAAATAACAGCACTGCTTGATCTCCATTTCAAAAAAACGCTGGGCTACTATCCACGCAAAATCAAGGCAGGACTTACGCCTAAGGAAGTGGCTTATTTTCTGGAGCATAAAGAGCAGTATCCCGGCCTTTCGATTGTGGAAGAGGCTGCACGCCATTATGACAAGGACACGGTGGCTGTGCAGACGGTGGGTTATATCCGGCCTTTTAAATCCTTAGACAGTTTAGACCTTTATAAGAATATCCGCAGGGCAATGAAAAAAAATAATGCCGATCCCGGCTTAGCGTATAAAGAGGATGAATATGTAGGTGCTTATGGCCTCGAACAGCAATACCAGCGGGAGCTGCGCGGGAAAAACGGCTACCAGACCCTTTCCATAAATCCGCAGAATATGGCCGAAGAAATCATTGAATCAGTACCTCCGGTCAAGGGGAACGACATCTGGATGACGATCAACAAGAACATACAGATGAAGACCGAGCAGGCGATTATGGATCAGATCCGCTGGCTGCACACCCATCCGGTGTTGGGAAAGCTTCACCCCGATGCCCTGACCGGCTACGCTGTTGCCATGGAAGTGGATACTGGAAACGTGGTGGCTATGGCCAGTATGCCTGATTATGACACCAATATCTGGACAGCGGATAGGGTAGAGCCAGAGCTGTTTGCTACAATCGAAAACAACTACTTAAATGGAACAATCAAAGATACTACCTCCGGAGTTTCCGGGAATGGCTTGAAGTCAGTGATTTATTTGGGGTCCACGGTCAAACCGTTAAGTGTGTTGATTGGATTAAATGAAGGCTTGTTCTCTACCGGCGATACTTATAACGATACAGGGATCGCTTATTTCGGCAAAGACGACAAGGCTTCAGTAAAAAATTCCTCTGGCCATGTGCTGGGACCGCTGGGTCCGGCTAAGGCAATTCAGGAATCATCCAACGCGTTCATGGTCGATATGGTCGGTGATCCCCTGTACAAGAAATATAAGAGCAAGGCACCGGAGGTTTGGGATCAATATTTGAAGGCTTTTGGGCTGGGCGTATCCACTCAAAGCGGCCTGCCTAATGAAAGTGCCGGACTGGGTGATTATAAGGATACCCAGGCGGCCGGCAGCACCCAGGCAGCCATGGTCTACGCCTCCTTCGGCCAAAAAGGCAAATATACAGCGCTGCAGCTGGCCCAGTACACAGCAACTCTCGCCAATGAGGGGGAGCGGATCAAGCCGCAGCTGGTCAGCAGAATTACCGATGCGGAAGGCAAGACCGTCAAAGCGTTTCACCGTGAGGTGCTAAGCACAATTTCGTTCGATCCTTCCTATTGGAAGGAGATCAAAAAAGGGATGAACACTTCCGTCAAGGCATTTGACGGGTTCCCTTATGATTTTGCCCGCAAGACCGGCACTTCGGAAATGGATGCGTACGGAGTGACGCGTGACAACGGTGTGTTTATCGCTTTCGCTCCGCGTGAGCATCCCAAGCTGGCTGTAGCTGTAGTGATTCCGGAGGGCGGTTTTGGATCGAACAGTGCCGCCCCGGTAGCCCGCAAAATTTTTGACGTCTATGACTGGGAATACGGGCTGACCGGAGTACCCCGCAAGAACGTATCCCCTGCTGCGGAGTCAACACTGGAATAA